Proteins co-encoded in one Novosphingobium sp. PP1Y genomic window:
- a CDS encoding HGGxSTG domain-containing protein, whose protein sequence is MECGARTRAGTPCKRRDIYRSGRCKLHGGMSTGPRTDEGKTKSAANGRCKPHEGMT, encoded by the coding sequence ATGGAGTGCGGAGCGAGGACGCGGGCCGGAACGCCATGCAAGCGCCGGGACATATACCGGAGCGGACGCTGTAAACTGCACGGAGGCATGAGTACCGGCCCCCGCACCGATGAAGGCAAAACGAAGTCGGCGGCGAACGGCAGGTGCAAACCCCATGAGGGTATGACGTAA